One genomic region from Vibrio sp. STUT-A11 encodes:
- a CDS encoding DUF3360 domain-containing protein, which translates to MSDTSKTFYRDVRKKPHEFENREDFLNHDLTIMSFRRWGIHLPSRDYSIEIEDWVPALAATIGKVVMVTAMVAAFAAQFGLSPEFVAENVRYELLIAGALFVILFSAILNPNANLAGTHGPMIPLIPMIAAAGGHPLALGLMVCAFGLILAFTKGGSKLMTLTGIGVRGGLLIYLGAVGLIGQINKTEAWAASTDQSYISFVVIGLTVLVYAYLAKINKRWLAIPLCSALAGIVAYAMGAEFAFTTEPGLPNFSPFYWWGEDTGWQLGWPTLEHFIAVTPFALLAVAMWSPDYLGHRVFQELNYPKEAKGVLMDVDDTMVGASVRQGVGSLLGGGNLASSWGTYMIPAAIAKRPIPGGALLTGLMCIAAAVIGYPMDLAMWEPVLRVALIVGVFLPLLEAGMQMIHKHKDSLSAGICIFACAFVNPVFGWAITMLLDNLGLIGDHERANELSGKDKYLIPGVAFIVCAGSLAVVGQLPGIPALIG; encoded by the coding sequence ATGTCTGACACAAGTAAGACCTTTTACAGGGATGTGCGCAAAAAACCGCATGAATTTGAAAACCGAGAAGACTTCCTAAACCATGATTTAACCATCATGAGCTTTCGTCGCTGGGGTATTCATTTGCCATCACGTGACTACAGTATTGAAATCGAAGACTGGGTACCAGCGTTAGCCGCCACCATTGGTAAAGTGGTTATGGTAACCGCCATGGTTGCCGCCTTTGCTGCTCAGTTCGGTTTATCTCCGGAGTTCGTTGCAGAAAACGTGCGTTACGAACTGCTTATCGCGGGCGCTCTGTTCGTTATCCTGTTTTCTGCCATTCTAAACCCGAACGCAAACTTGGCCGGTACCCATGGCCCAATGATACCGCTGATTCCTATGATTGCTGCAGCAGGGGGGCATCCACTTGCTCTTGGCTTGATGGTATGTGCTTTTGGCTTAATTCTCGCTTTTACTAAAGGTGGTTCTAAACTCATGACCCTCACTGGCATTGGGGTTCGAGGTGGGTTGCTGATCTACCTCGGCGCAGTGGGGTTGATCGGACAGATTAATAAGACTGAAGCGTGGGCTGCAAGTACGGACCAAAGTTACATCTCGTTTGTGGTTATTGGTCTAACGGTGTTGGTTTATGCCTACTTAGCCAAGATCAACAAACGTTGGTTGGCCATCCCGCTGTGTTCAGCACTAGCGGGCATTGTCGCTTATGCGATGGGCGCTGAGTTTGCTTTTACCACGGAACCAGGCCTACCTAATTTCAGTCCATTCTACTGGTGGGGTGAAGATACCGGCTGGCAACTAGGCTGGCCAACCCTGGAGCACTTTATTGCCGTTACTCCATTTGCTCTACTAGCCGTTGCTATGTGGTCTCCTGACTACCTCGGTCATCGTGTTTTTCAAGAACTTAACTACCCAAAAGAAGCAAAAGGCGTACTAATGGATGTCGACGACACTATGGTCGGAGCGTCTGTTCGCCAGGGGGTTGGCTCACTATTAGGTGGCGGTAACCTAGCGTCTTCTTGGGGTACGTACATGATTCCTGCGGCAATTGCCAAACGTCCTATTCCAGGCGGCGCGCTGTTAACGGGTTTAATGTGTATTGCCGCGGCAGTCATTGGTTACCCGATGGATCTAGCAATGTGGGAACCTGTTCTTCGTGTCGCGCTGATTGTCGGTGTATTCTTACCACTTCTTGAAGCGGGTATGCAGATGATACATAAGCATAAAGATTCACTCAGTGCAGGTATCTGTATTTTTGCTTGTGCATTCGTTAACCCAGTCTTCGGCTGGGCAATAACTATGCTGCTGGATAACCTCGGACTTATTGGCGACCATGAGCGCGCTAACGAGCTATCGGGTAAAGATAAATACCTGATTCCTGGCGTTGCCTTTATCGTTTGTGCTGGTTCCCTTGCTGTCGTTGGTCAGCTTCCGGGTATTCCCGCCCTGATCGGTTAG